The following is a genomic window from Bacillus sp. FJAT-52991.
GTGTTGTTTTTACGATCGTGATGTACTTAGCGATCGGACCATTTTTCGGCATTCCAAGAACCGGAACTGTTGCTTATGAAATTTCTGTGTCGCCTTTTTTGTCAGAAAATTTAAACAAGAGCCCGTATGCCTTACTTATTTTCACAGCGTTGTTTTTTTCCTTAACAGCGTGGCTCTCATTAAACCCAACGAAACTTGTGGATCGTATCGGTAAAATATTAACTCCGCTGCTTCTACTCGTATTAGCCATACTTGTTGGAAAAAGCTTTATTTCCCCGATGGGAGAGATTCAATCACCGCATGAAGATTATGTATCCGCTCCCGTATTTAAAGGATTTATTGAAGGATATTTAACAATGGATACGATTGCGGCTCTTGTCTTTGGCATTGTCGTTATTTCAGCGATTATGGATAAAGGCATAACGGAAGAAAAACAGATTGCAAAAGTGTGTATTCAAGCAGGCATCATTGCAGCTGTCGGATTAGCACTCGTGTATTTATCCCTTGCTTTTATCGGTGCAACGAGTACAGAAGCGATTGGTATACAAGAAAACGGAGGAGCCATTTTATCAAAGGCCGCGACTCATTTATATGGTGAGGCGGGGACAATTATTTTGGCCTTAGCGATTTTCTTTGCTTGTATTACGACATCCGTAGGACTGGTATCAGCGACGGCACAATACTTCAGTCGCTTGTCATCTAAGCTTTCCTATCCGGCTTTAGTAATGATCATATCTGTATTTAGCATGGTGATCGCCAATGCTGGCTTAACAAAATTGATTGCCATTTCCTTGCCTGTCTTGATCATGATTTACCCATTAGCCATCGTGATGCTATTATTATCGTTTGCTGATTCGCTCTTTAACGGTTATTCTGCGGTCTATATTGGCGCATTATTACCTACTGGTTTAATCAGCCTGCTCGATGCCCTTCATACAGCTGGGATCGATGTAACTGCGATTGTTGATGCATTGCAGTTCATCCCTTTCCTCTCTGCTGGGCTTGGGTGGTTAGTCCCTGCTGTGCTAGGAGCGATCATCGGGTTTCTACTAGCTTCCTTACTAGGTTGGAAAAAGGTCTATCATCCTAATATTGAATCATAAAACCAAAGGGGCGATCCTCATCGAATCGCCCCTTTTCTTATTAACTGTTCATCATTTTTTCAAGCTTTTTTAACCCCTTTGGATCCACTTTATCAATAGCTGTCGCCGCTTCTTCTAGAGCGGCCCGATAATCATAATTTCTAAAGGCCATCTCCGCTTGATTGAGCTGCGAGCTGATCGCAGGGTGTGAACGTTTGTAACGATTACCATATTGAATAATTCTCTCAGCAAGTTCTGCCTGTTCAATAATTTCTGCCGTTTTCTTCTCCAAATGCTCCACTGACTGCACAGCCTCTCGTAGCTTGTCCTGAACCTGCTTCATGTTTAAAGGCTTTTCATTCAAGCAGTCAACAACCTCTTCTACTCGGTTCTTCGCCTCTTCCGTCAAAGATTGATAGAATTCTGGAACACCTGGCATATTGCTTTTTTGAATCATCCGGAAAATATCATTTACCCTTCTCCGAAGTTCAAGCAGTTTATCCTGCGCTCCCATCTCATCTTTTCGAAGCGTCTGCAAGAAGTGGGTAAAGCTCGTTTGTTCTTTTTGTAGTTCTTCTAGCTGCTCGTGGATTTCCTTTAACTCATCATGCAAAAAGGAGTAAGCTGTGTTTTGCTGAAGAATTCTCGATTCAAGGATGTCATATTTTTTGACCACTCGAAAAATCTCTTCCTCGATCTTGTGAGGCAGACCAGCTTCTTCTTCTACTAGTTGATAGCTTTGGCGAACCACTTCGGTTTCATCTTGCAATTGTTCATTCGCTTGTTGAATGTGCTCAATTTTCTCTCTTGTTGACTCGTTATTTTCGATAATAAAGTGTTTCGCATCTACTTCTTTTTCTAGCAAATCGTAGAAAAAGTCAATGCTATCTTTCACATCACGAATATCATCTTCTACTTCATGCGTGTCCGTTTTAATAATATGCTCCTTAAATTGAGCAAGTTGTTCACGCAAATCAGCAATTTCTTTCTCAATATGTAAATGATCAAGTAAATAGCCGCTTCTCTTCATCTCTCTATAGCCTGACTGAATCTCATCAAGCTGAGAAGGCAAAAGATTTGTCGTTTCGGATAATAGCACAGGAATTCTCTCCATTTTATGTAAAATAAGAGTCATATCTTCTTGTAGCTTAAGAATCGTCTCTCTCGCCTCTAAATAATTTCCTTCATTTGTTAAATCCTCAAATTTATCAAATTGCGAAGATAATGCATCCAGTTGGATTTCAAATATCGGGGCTGCTTTACCAAATGTGTGACGGTGAGCAAGCAACTGCTTTCTTGCTGCTCGTTGCTTCTCTTTTATGTCTTCACTTTCTTTTCGATTTTGCTCTTCACTACCGATCAACACTTGCAGTTCGGCTAAAATCGTATTCACTTTCTCTTCCGATTTCTCCAATTGATCCGAAATCTCTTCATTAATTCCCCTTGTTTTACCAAAACGATATTTATTTAACCACTCTTCAGACTCAAGCAGTTTTTCATCTGCATTAGGAAGCTCTTCTGCTAACACTTCATCCCACATTGCACGCCAACGATCAAACAATTCTTCTGTCTGACCGGTCATGTTTAACTGCTTCACTTTTGTCAATTCCTCTGATACAGGCTGATTCATTAATTCTATTTTCTTTTGCTCAAGCTCATCTATTTGCTTGAACAACTTTCTTCTATTTATGTAGGCAATAATTAAAAGTATGGCTACTATTAATATTCCGCCAATTACATATTTCATGTTAAGCCCCCTGTTCTTCTATCAAAAAATAAATCTATTCATTTATATATGATCAATGTCGATAAACGCTCTCAATACTACTAATGATATCACGTATTTGACTTTTTTTAATGAGAAAATTTGTTTTTTTTGGCCTAGTTTCGAAAAAATTTGTTACACTTATTTCAACGAATACATAATCTGGAGGAACAACGATGAAAAGAGATGGTCATATTCACACCCCCTTTTGTCCACATGGGTCAAAGGATTCTTTAAACAGTTATGTCGAGGCCGCTATTCTTCAAGGTTTTCATGAAATCACCTTCACTGAGCATGCGCCGCTACCAGAAGGATTTATCGACACGACTCCGACGAAGGATAGTGCCATGAAGCTTTCTGTAATGGAGGAATATTTATCCGTATTGCAACAGATCCAGAAAGAGTACAAACAAGATCTCACTATCCACCTTGGATTAGAAGTTGATTATATCGAAGGCTTTGAGAAGGAGACAACGAAGTTCTTAAATGAATATGCTCCATATCTCGACGACTCCATTCTTTCAGTGCATTTTTTAAAAAACAATCAAAATTGGTACTGTCTCGACTATAATCCCGACGTATTTGAAGAAATGATCACCCTTTTTGGCTCGGTATCAGCCATTTATGAATCTTATTTTCATACAGTACACCAATCAATTTTGGCGAATCTGGGTACATATAAGCCTAAACGAATCGGACATATGACTCTTGTCCATAAATTCCAAAAAAAATTCCCTTGCCCTAAAGATTTCAGCACTGAAATTGATGCAATTTTACAAACAGTGAAACTTCATCACTATGAACTCGATTACAACGGTGCAGGTGTCGTCAAACCTTTATGTTGTGAAACGTATCCCCCAGCGGAAGTAGCTGTAAAAGCAAAAAAAATGGGGATTCCATTAGTCTACGGATCAGATGCCCACTCCGCTAAAGGAATTGGTCAAGGGAGCGAACAGATTCACGCCTAGTCAATGACTAAACAAAGACATACGAGAAATTGCCGTCAACACTAAACTTTAAACATAGCCTTTTACTAAAAAAGACCTCTCCTTACCATCAATTGAGCTTTAAGCATACGTTTGATGGAAGGCAGGCCTCTCACTCTTAGTGATTGTTTGAACAAACAATCACTTTATTTTTCCCTGTTTTTTTCGCTTTATAAAGTGCTTCATCTGCTTGATTAAATAATACTTTGACACTAATCGGCTGTTCTTTTGACCAAGAAGAAACACCGCAGGAAATAGTCACCATCGGGTTAGTTGAACGGGCTACACTTGCTACTAATTGTTCAGCAATCGCTACTCCTTCTTCCAAAGATTTCTCCGGAAAATAGATCGCAAGCTCTTCTCCTCCCCAACGAGCAGCAATATCTTTCTCTCCTGTTATTTTTCTAATTAACTCTGCCACTTGAATAATCGTATCATCACCTGTTTGATGCCCATACGTGTCGTTAATTGCTTTAAAATCATCAATATCTATTAATAAAAACGTTCCTTTTTCATCTTTTTCAATCGATTCAGAAATGGATTGATCTAAATAATTTCTAGAAAACAATTTCGTCAAGTAATCAGTAATAACAAGCTGCTCTAATTCTTCTCTTAACATGGCATTCGTTAAACCAAGAGTAGAGTGATGAATAAGCGACTGTAATAGCTTGTACATATCAAACGTAAATCCATAGGCCTCCTGCTTCAAAACAATACAAAAGCCTTTCAATACATTTCCTTGAACCATCGGAACAACCATTAACGAATGATAAAGAAGATGTTCTTCTTCTAATTTCCCTGCTAGCTCCCCAACAAAAAACGAATCCTTTTCTTTTTGAATACGTTTCGAAGCGTATTCAATGTATCGTTGTCCTTGGCGCTCATAGAAAAACTCACTGCTGCCAGGAAGAATTTCCACTTCTCCATCATTTATAAATACAAATCCAACCGCCGAAGCTTGAAAAAAGCGAGTGATTTGATCATTTAAGTATTGGGTCGTATCGGTGAAGCGTAATGTCGAATTAAGCTGGTGTGACGTTTCATTAATTAATTGCAAATCAGCAATCAATTTCCTTGATTGTTCATACAGTTTAGCTTTTTCGATCGCACTCCCACCGGTATTAGCCAAAATCCGAATAAAACCTTTTTCACTTTCTAATATTTGTTTTTCTATCGGTATTTTCACTTGTAAAACACCATACACACCTTGCTTGCCCATCAATGGTGCATACAGAATAGAAGATTTTCTCCCTAGACGTTGCTCCAACTGTACTTTACCATTTATATAAGCTGACATCGCTTCTTCACTTGCTCGTTCGAAATTAAAGTGTTCTGTTGGCAACTCATTATATCGATCATCAATCGCCAATAAGAAGTGATACGTATACTTAGGAAATACCCTTTCAAGCGTAGACAATATTTCACCAAGTACATATTCAATATCTAAGGATGAATGAAACTTCTCTGTCACGTTAAATAACTCTTTATATCTTTTATCATTATTTGTTTCAAAATTCATTTGTTTGATAAAGGTGATAAAGGCATTCGTTTCTTGTACAAATGCGCTCAATTCCTCAT
Proteins encoded in this region:
- the brnQ gene encoding branched-chain amino acid transport system II carrier protein gives rise to the protein MAKKALTAKEIFAVGLMLFALFLGAGNMIFPPFLGQQAGENVWLGTAGFLITGVGLPLLGVIAIAKAGGSVQAIAGRVSPLFGVVFTIVMYLAIGPFFGIPRTGTVAYEISVSPFLSENLNKSPYALLIFTALFFSLTAWLSLNPTKLVDRIGKILTPLLLLVLAILVGKSFISPMGEIQSPHEDYVSAPVFKGFIEGYLTMDTIAALVFGIVVISAIMDKGITEEKQIAKVCIQAGIIAAVGLALVYLSLAFIGATSTEAIGIQENGGAILSKAATHLYGEAGTIILALAIFFACITTSVGLVSATAQYFSRLSSKLSYPALVMIISVFSMVIANAGLTKLIAISLPVLIMIYPLAIVMLLLSFADSLFNGYSAVYIGALLPTGLISLLDALHTAGIDVTAIVDALQFIPFLSAGLGWLVPAVLGAIIGFLLASLLGWKKVYHPNIES
- a CDS encoding GGDEF domain-containing protein; this encodes MDSNDKVEWLMKYKAMLFHLIIQSQKNLVTPEQLVREWLDLLCLLFKTDQLKLYRVEHLYSACIEVEKIARGEYASIYRAFTVPFLKGENLPKEGNLGFQFFDGDELYLFLQVKEALLAELTDEELSAFVQETNAFITFIKQMNFETNNDKRYKELFNVTEKFHSSLDIEYVLGEILSTLERVFPKYTYHFLLAIDDRYNELPTEHFNFERASEEAMSAYINGKVQLEQRLGRKSSILYAPLMGKQGVYGVLQVKIPIEKQILESEKGFIRILANTGGSAIEKAKLYEQSRKLIADLQLINETSHQLNSTLRFTDTTQYLNDQITRFFQASAVGFVFINDGEVEILPGSSEFFYERQGQRYIEYASKRIQKEKDSFFVGELAGKLEEEHLLYHSLMVVPMVQGNVLKGFCIVLKQEAYGFTFDMYKLLQSLIHHSTLGLTNAMLREELEQLVITDYLTKLFSRNYLDQSISESIEKDEKGTFLLIDIDDFKAINDTYGHQTGDDTIIQVAELIRKITGEKDIAARWGGEELAIYFPEKSLEEGVAIAEQLVASVARSTNPMVTISCGVSSWSKEQPISVKVLFNQADEALYKAKKTGKNKVIVCSNNH
- the hisJ gene encoding histidinol-phosphatase HisJ — encoded protein: MKRDGHIHTPFCPHGSKDSLNSYVEAAILQGFHEITFTEHAPLPEGFIDTTPTKDSAMKLSVMEEYLSVLQQIQKEYKQDLTIHLGLEVDYIEGFEKETTKFLNEYAPYLDDSILSVHFLKNNQNWYCLDYNPDVFEEMITLFGSVSAIYESYFHTVHQSILANLGTYKPKRIGHMTLVHKFQKKFPCPKDFSTEIDAILQTVKLHHYELDYNGAGVVKPLCCETYPPAEVAVKAKKMGIPLVYGSDAHSAKGIGQGSEQIHA
- the ezrA gene encoding septation ring formation regulator EzrA, with translation MKYVIGGILIVAILLIIAYINRRKLFKQIDELEQKKIELMNQPVSEELTKVKQLNMTGQTEELFDRWRAMWDEVLAEELPNADEKLLESEEWLNKYRFGKTRGINEEISDQLEKSEEKVNTILAELQVLIGSEEQNRKESEDIKEKQRAARKQLLAHRHTFGKAAPIFEIQLDALSSQFDKFEDLTNEGNYLEARETILKLQEDMTLILHKMERIPVLLSETTNLLPSQLDEIQSGYREMKRSGYLLDHLHIEKEIADLREQLAQFKEHIIKTDTHEVEDDIRDVKDSIDFFYDLLEKEVDAKHFIIENNESTREKIEHIQQANEQLQDETEVVRQSYQLVEEEAGLPHKIEEEIFRVVKKYDILESRILQQNTAYSFLHDELKEIHEQLEELQKEQTSFTHFLQTLRKDEMGAQDKLLELRRRVNDIFRMIQKSNMPGVPEFYQSLTEEAKNRVEEVVDCLNEKPLNMKQVQDKLREAVQSVEHLEKKTAEIIEQAELAERIIQYGNRYKRSHPAISSQLNQAEMAFRNYDYRAALEEAATAIDKVDPKGLKKLEKMMNS